A genome region from Lucilia cuprina isolate Lc7/37 chromosome 3, ASM2204524v1, whole genome shotgun sequence includes the following:
- the LOC111675900 gene encoding uncharacterized protein LOC111675900 → MSMFGAEFEQIWPKAGTQLKLSEFGRKLLKQCETIKKPENKEVDINEFKRKSSNFPLEFGTNTCRVLSQPKERYPFIQKQIASAYPVIHERVLQLYLDFLEHKCTYGHPLEKQLYPQLSLTDFVQRLLNKRCVTFMGSDDYYLLMSGQKGTAINNYVKVGTPEEKEPLIFKNVLSYDEAKLSAFLSVTSLTELINDGSRNNNGVIEKNFKSIEREGVVVGIIGARFEKPMVMEYQDILITKEQNQEKRGYGFNAEKMNIAEVNGEMKRLMEYRKLWQKFYESNDFLYSQVPGNNTRFTTLTAGKFDNVLMKKRYAITFDTLLLEGQARAEKLKKQAYIHIVGIGLGVWKISGEQTKIFLECFNERVKYLMPQLNNIGALHFSWFHMTEWRDLKHNGFIESKTHPS, encoded by the exons atgtcaATGTTTGGAGCAGAATTTGAACAGATATGGCCCAAAGCCGGTACACAATTAAAATTAAGCGAATTCGGAcgtaaactattaaaacaatGTGAAACGATAAAAAAGCCAGAGAACAAAGAAGTTgatataaatgaatttaaaagaaaatcttcaaattttccTTTAGAG tttggCACAAATACCTGTCGTGTTTTAAGCCAACCGAAGGAACGTTAtccttttatacaaaaacaaattgcctCCGCCTATCCTGTCATACATGAAAGAGTTTTACAATTGTATTTGGATTTCTTGGAACATAAATGTACATATG GACATCCTCTGGAAAAACAACTCTATCCACAACTATCTCTAACCGATTTTGTGCAACGTTTACTAAACAAACGTTGTGTGACGTTTATGGGATCCGATGACTATTATCTTTTAATGTCAGGTCAAAAAGGTACAGCcataaataattatgttaaagttGGAACACCTGAAGAAAAGGAGcccttaatttttaaaaatgtactctCGTACGATGAAGCCAAG ctttcagcCTTTTTATCGGTTACCTCTCTAACGGAGCTAATCAACGATGGTAGTCGTAATAATAATGGTGTtatagagaaaaattttaagtccATCGAAAGAGAAGGTGTTGTAGTGGGTATTATAGGTGCTAGATTTGAAAAGCCTATGGTTATGGAATATCaagatattttaataactaAGGAACAAAATCAAGAGAAAAGAGGTTATGGTTTTAATGCTGAAAAGATGAACATAGCAGAAGTTAATGGCGAAATGAAAAGATTAATGGAATACCGAAAATTATGGCAAAAATTTTACGAAAGCAACGATTTCTTATACTCCCAAGTACCGGGCAATAATACAAGATTTACTACTTTAACAGCGGGCAAATTTGACAATGTTTTAATGAAGAAACGTTATGCCATTACCTTTGATACCTTACTGCTAGAGGGCCAGGCGAGAGCGgagaaattaaagaaacaagCCTATATACATATAGTAGGCATAGGTTTAGGGGTGTGGAAGATATCTGGAGAGCAAACTAAAATCTTTTTAGAATGCTTTAACGAACGTGTCAAATATCTAATGCCGCAACTAAATAATATTGGTGCCCTACATTTCTCCTGGTTCCATATGACCGAATGGCGAGATTTGAAACATAATGGTTTTATCGAATCTAAAACACATCCTTCATAG
- the LOC111675902 gene encoding uncharacterized protein LOC111675902, which yields YFIIENPFPGTALEKELYEKLSLISFIQRLLTQRCASFFGRNDKFLLLSRERGCSGFMDVGTAQEKPPLILKNVLSYDEIKLSALLSVSSHTELINNGNRQNCGVIEKNKSLIERSGVVVGIIGARLTRRDVMEFQDIIIAKTQNTKENGYGFGIAEDTTNSKHKDYRRIWKQFYEEPDFLYNQVIKDGKRFGASKNKDDIFDNLIMKKRYTISFDTLLLEAEARAKAEGKQAYVHVVGIGLGVWKAAEQQEQIFLQTFTQRVKYLLPQLQHIGVLHFSWFSLSECGELKNGYVFKSETHPQGGIKCFLSKRNPADKLKTPENDNMLLVISYAWDGNALPGNEFWMKMLKSTGDSSTACSTLITELHNPHINNEYVTGDNLHVATEKYGIIHIADYAKKMFE from the exons TACTTTATAATTGAAAACCCGTTTCCAGGCACTGCTCTAGAAAAGGAACTGTATGAAAAACTCTCACTGATCTCTTTCATACAACGACTTCTAACACAACGTTGTGCCAGTTTCTTTGGTCGTAATgataaatttttgcttttgtcaCGTGAACGAGGTTGCAGTGGTTTTATGGATGTGGGCACAGCTCAAGAAAAACCacctttaatattgaaaaatgttctaAGCTATGATGAAATCAAG ttatcGGCTTTGTTAAGCGTTTCTTCACATACGGAACTGATCAACAATGGCAATCGTCAGAATTGCGGAGtaatagagaaaaataaatCTCTTATAGAGAGATCAGGAGTAGTAGTGGGTATTATAGGGGCCCGCTTAACCAGAAGAGATGTTATGGAATTTCAGGATATTATTATagcaaaaacacaaaacactAAAGAAAATGGTTATGGTTTCGGCATAGCTGAGGATACTACCAATTCTAAACATAAAGATTATCGTCGCATCTGGAAACAGTTTTATGAGGAACCAGACTTTCTCTACAATCAAGTTATTAAAGATGGCAAACGCTTTGGTGcgtcaaaaaataaagatgatatttttgataatttaataatgaaaaaacgtTATACGATATCCTTTGATACCTTACTACTCGAAGCTGAGGCTAGAGCCAAGGCTGAGGGAAAACAAGCTTATGTTCATGTAGTGGGTATAGGTTTGGGCGTTTGGAAGGCAGCTgaacaacaagaacaaatttttctacagaCCTTTACACAAAGAGTAAAATATCTATTGCCTCAGTTACAACACATTGGAGTCTTACATTTCTCTTGGTTTTCTCTAAGCGAGTGTGGAGAATTAAAAAATGGTTATGTTTTCAAATCGGAAACACATCCTCAGGGTGGTATTAAATGTTTTCTATCGAAAAGAAATCCTgctgataaattaaaaactccAGAAAATGATAATATGCTTTTGGTTATATCTTATGCCTGGGATGGTAATGCCTTACCGGGTAATGAGTTTTGGATG aaaatgttaaaatctaCTGGTGATTCTTCTACTGCCTGCAGTACCCTGATAACTGAATTACATAATCCTCATATTAATAATGAATATGTTACTGGTGATAATTTACATGTGGCCACTGAAAAATATGGCATTATACATATAGCTGATTATGCCAAAAAAATGTtcgaataa
- the LOC111675962 gene encoding 1-phosphatidylinositol 4,5-bisphosphate phosphodiesterase isoform X1 translates to MNALDKKSLTICSNTDYINITYHHVVCPDAETAKRWQDGLRYITHNNKATNVCPTTNLMKHWMRLTFQVEKNGKIAVKTVAKTFASGKTEKLVYQCFKDLGLPDDKGASMTREEFTFDKFYTLYHKVCPRNDIEELFTTITKGKSDVIELGQLVQFMNEKQRDPRMNEILYPLYDEKRCTEIINDYELSEDKKKAGQLSMDGFKRYLMSDENAPVFLDRLDIYMEMDQPLSHYYINSSHNTYLSGRQIGGKSSVEMYRQTMLAGCRCVELDCWNGKGEDEEPIVTHGHAYCTEILFKDCIQAIADCAFVASEYPVILSFENHCNRAQQYKLAKYCDDFFGEYLLKEPLPDHPLEPGLPLPPPNKLLKKIMIKNKRMKPEVEKVELELFLKGELKTDDDPEEDASAAKPPEPEPVPPPPGAAEGGAPAEPGAEGAPAEGAEAAVAYSGSTTNVHPWLSSMVNYAQPIKFQGFDKAIEKNIAHNMSSFAESAGMNYLKQNAIDFVNYNKRQMSRIYPKGTRADSSNYMPQVFWNAGCQMVSLNFQTSDLPMQLNQGKFEYNGGCGYLLKPDFMRRSDKDFDPFADAPVDGVIAAQCSVKIIAGQFLSDKKVGTYVEVDMYGLPSDTVKKEFRTRLVPNNGLNPVYNEDPFVFRKVVLPDLAVLRFGVYEESGKMIGQRILPLDGLQAGYRHVSLRTEANFPMSLPMLFVNIELKIYVPDGFEDFMAMLSDPRGFAGAAQKQNEQMKALGIEEQSSGAAKDAGKAKEEEKKEAPLVFEPVTLESLRSEKGFQKHAKKQNKELDTLKKKHTKERMAVQKTQNAAIDKLIKGKSKDEIRNDSAIKTAIAEQTKQWTEMIARHKKEEWDLLRQHVQDSQEAMKALMLVVQAQQIKQLEERHAKDVKDLNAKQAKTSADTAKEVQNDKTLKTKNEKDRRLREKRQNNIKRFMEEKKQIGVKQGRAMEKLKLAHSKQVEEFSTDVQKVLSLTDTQPLNDTVASLTNLVDTTTTTANTTTTTTTTSA, encoded by the exons ATGAATGCTCTGGATAAAAAGTCTTTAACTATATGCTCGAATAcagattatataaatataacatatcATCATGTCGTTTGTCCAGATGCCGAAACGGCAAAG cgTTGGCAAGATGGGTTACGTTATATAACCCATAACAATAAAGCCACTAATGTGTGTCCCACGACCAATTTGATGAAGca TTGGATGCGTTTAACTTTTCAGGTGGAGAAAAATGGTAAAATTGCGGTCAAAACAGTGGCCAAAACTTTTGCTTCGGGTAAAACGGAAAAGCTAGTCTATCAATGTTTTAAAGATCTTGGTTTACCCGATGACAAGGGTGCTTCTATGACACGAGAAGAATTtacatttgataaattttatacactatATCATAAAGTCTGTCCTAGAAATGATATTGAAGAGTTATTTACTACCAT AACAAAAGGCAAATCGGATGTTATAGAACTGGGGCAGCTTGTACAATTTATGAATGAGAAACAACGTGATCCTCGcatgaatgaaattttatatccCCTATATGATGAGAAGAGATGTACGGAAATTATTAATGATTATGAACTGAGTGAGGATAAGAAGAAAGCGG GTCAACTATCTATGGATGGTTTTAAACGTTACTTAATGTCTGATGAAAATGCTCCCGTATTTTTGGATCGTTTAGATATCTATATGGAAATGGATCAACCGCTTTcacattattatataaatagttcACATAATACCTATTTATCTGGTAGACAAATTGGTGGCAAATCTTCGGTGGAAATGTATCGGCAAACTATGTTAGCAGGATGTCG CTGCGTTGAATTAGATTGTTGGAATGGCAAGGGAGAAGATGAAGAACCCATAGTTACTCACGGTCATGCCTACTGtacagaaatattatttaag GATTGCATACAAGCCATAGCCGATTGCGCCTTTGTGGCCTCAGAATATCCTGTTATATTATCATTTGAAAATCATTGCAATCGTGCCCAGCAATATAAATTAGCCAAGTACTGTGATGACTTCTTTGGTGAATATTTACTAAAGGAACCTCTGCCAGATCATCCG CTTGAACCTGGTTTACCACTCCCACCGcctaataaacttttaaagaaaatcatgaTTAAAAACAAACGCATGAAACCGGAAGTGGAAAAAGTCGAACTTGAATTATTCTTAAAGGGTGAACTCAAGACAGACGATGATCCTGAAGAAGATGCCAGTGCGGCAAAACCACCTGAACCTGAGCCTGTTCCACCACCACCTGGCGCTGCGGAGGGTGGAGCCCCAGCAGAACCTGGTGCTGAGGGTGCGCCTGCAGAAGGTGCCGAAGCGGCTGTGGCCTATAGCGGTTCGACGACCAATGTTCACCCCTGGTTGTCGTCTATGGTCAATTATGCCCAACCTATTAAATTTCAGGGTTTTGATAAGGCCATCGAGAAAAATATTGCCCATAACATGTCCTCGTTTGCTGAGTCGGCGGGCATGAACTATCTTAAACAAAATGCCATTGATTTTGTCAATTACAATAAACGTCAGATGTCACGTATCTATCCTAAGGGAACACGTGCCGATTCTTCCAATTATATGCCTCAAGTATTCTGGAATGCTGGCTGCCAAATGGTGTCTTTAAATTTCCAAACCTCCGATTTGCCTATGCAATTGAATCAGGGTAAATTTGAATATAACGGCGGTTGCGGTTATTTACTAAAACCCGATTTCATGAGACGTTCCGACAAAGATTTTGATCCCTTTGCTGATGCTCCCGTAGATGGTGTAATTGCCGCTCAGTGTTCTGTAAAAATCATAGCCGGTCAATTTTTATCCGATAAAAAAGTCGGCACCTATGTTGAAGTCGATATGTATGGCTTACCCTCCGATACAGTAAAGAAAGAATTCAGAACGCGTTTGGTACCGAACAACGGCTTGAATCCTGTGTATAATGAAGATCCCTTTGTATTCCGTAAAGTTGTCTTGCCCGATTTGGCTGTGTTGCGTTTCGGCGTCTATGAAGAGAGTGGCAAAATGATTGGTCAACGTATACTACCTTTAGATGGTCTGCAGGCGGGCTATCGTCATGTCTCCCTACGTACTGAGGCCAACTTTCCCATGTCTCTGCCCATGCTGTTTGTCAACATCGAATTGAAAATCTATGTACCCGATGGCTTTGAAGATTTCATGGCTATGCTTTCAGATCCTCGAGGTTTTGCGGGTGCTGCTCAGAAACAAAACGAACAAATGAAGGCCTTAGGTATTGAGGAGCAAAGTAGTGGTGCAGCCAAAGATGCCGGCAAAGCTAAGGAAGAGGAAAAGAAGGAAGCGCCTTTGGTCTTTGAACCGGTGACATTGGAATCGTTGCGCAGCGAAAAGGGTTTCCAAAAGCATGCTAAGAAACAGAATAAGGAATTGGATACGTTGAAGAAGAAGCATACCAAAGAGCGTATGGCTGTGCAGAAGACACAGAATGCAGCTATCGATAAACTCATCAAGGGAAAAAG cAAAGATGAAATTCGTAATGATTCTGCAATAAAAACTGCCATTGCAGAACAAACCAAACAATGGACTGAAATGATTGCACGTCATAAGAAAGAGGAATGGGATCTATTGCGCCAACATGTACAAGACTCGCAAGAAGCCATGAAGGCACTAATGTTGGTAGTGCAGGCTCAACAAATTAAGCAATTGGAAGAAAGACATGCCAA AGATGTCAAAGATTTAAATGCCAAACAGGCTAAGACCTCTGCCGATACCGCCAAAGAGGTACAAAatgataaaactttaaaaactaaaaatgaaaaagatCGACGTCTAAGAGAGAAgagacaaaataatattaaacgttTTATGGAAGAGAAAAAG CAAATTGGCGTTAAACAGGGTCGTGCTatggaaaaacttaaattggcCCATAGCAAACAAGTCGAGGAATTTAGTACTGATGTACAAAAGGTACTAAGCCTAACTGATACACAGCCGCTAAACGACACTGTAGCCAGTTTAACTAATTTAGTtgatacaacaacaactactgctAATACCACTACTACTACCACTACTACTAGCGCTTAG
- the LOC111675962 gene encoding 1-phosphatidylinositol 4,5-bisphosphate phosphodiesterase isoform X2 translates to MNALDKKSLTICSNTDYINITYHHVVCPDAETAKIWLNGIRKITHNVKANNICPMMCLKKHWMRLTFQVEKNGKIAVKTVAKTFASGKTEKLVYQCFKDLGLPDDKGASMTREEFTFDKFYTLYHKVCPRNDIEELFTTITKGKSDVIELGQLVQFMNEKQRDPRMNEILYPLYDEKRCTEIINDYELSEDKKKAGQLSMDGFKRYLMSDENAPVFLDRLDIYMEMDQPLSHYYINSSHNTYLSGRQIGGKSSVEMYRQTMLAGCRCVELDCWNGKGEDEEPIVTHGHAYCTEILFKDCIQAIADCAFVASEYPVILSFENHCNRAQQYKLAKYCDDFFGEYLLKEPLPDHPLEPGLPLPPPNKLLKKIMIKNKRMKPEVEKVELELFLKGELKTDDDPEEDASAAKPPEPEPVPPPPGAAEGGAPAEPGAEGAPAEGAEAAVAYSGSTTNVHPWLSSMVNYAQPIKFQGFDKAIEKNIAHNMSSFAESAGMNYLKQNAIDFVNYNKRQMSRIYPKGTRADSSNYMPQVFWNAGCQMVSLNFQTSDLPMQLNQGKFEYNGGCGYLLKPDFMRRSDKDFDPFADAPVDGVIAAQCSVKIIAGQFLSDKKVGTYVEVDMYGLPSDTVKKEFRTRLVPNNGLNPVYNEDPFVFRKVVLPDLAVLRFGVYEESGKMIGQRILPLDGLQAGYRHVSLRTEANFPMSLPMLFVNIELKIYVPDGFEDFMAMLSDPRGFAGAAQKQNEQMKALGIEEQSSGAAKDAGKAKEEEKKEAPLVFEPVTLESLRSEKGFQKHAKKQNKELDTLKKKHTKERMAVQKTQNAAIDKLIKGKSKDEIRNDSAIKTAIAEQTKQWTEMIARHKKEEWDLLRQHVQDSQEAMKALMLVVQAQQIKQLEERHAKDVKDLNAKQAKTSADTAKEVQNDKTLKTKNEKDRRLREKRQNNIKRFMEEKKQIGVKQGRAMEKLKLAHSKQVEEFSTDVQKVLSLTDTQPLNDTVASLTNLVDTTTTTANTTTTTTTTSA, encoded by the exons ATGAATGCTCTGGATAAAAAGTCTTTAACTATATGCTCGAATAcagattatataaatataacatatcATCATGTCGTTTGTCCAGATGCCGAAACGGCAAAG ATTTGGTTAAATGGCATACGCAAAATTACCCACAATGTTAAGGCCAACAATATTTGtcccatgatgtgtttaaaaaaaca TTGGATGCGTTTAACTTTTCAGGTGGAGAAAAATGGTAAAATTGCGGTCAAAACAGTGGCCAAAACTTTTGCTTCGGGTAAAACGGAAAAGCTAGTCTATCAATGTTTTAAAGATCTTGGTTTACCCGATGACAAGGGTGCTTCTATGACACGAGAAGAATTtacatttgataaattttatacactatATCATAAAGTCTGTCCTAGAAATGATATTGAAGAGTTATTTACTACCAT AACAAAAGGCAAATCGGATGTTATAGAACTGGGGCAGCTTGTACAATTTATGAATGAGAAACAACGTGATCCTCGcatgaatgaaattttatatccCCTATATGATGAGAAGAGATGTACGGAAATTATTAATGATTATGAACTGAGTGAGGATAAGAAGAAAGCGG GTCAACTATCTATGGATGGTTTTAAACGTTACTTAATGTCTGATGAAAATGCTCCCGTATTTTTGGATCGTTTAGATATCTATATGGAAATGGATCAACCGCTTTcacattattatataaatagttcACATAATACCTATTTATCTGGTAGACAAATTGGTGGCAAATCTTCGGTGGAAATGTATCGGCAAACTATGTTAGCAGGATGTCG CTGCGTTGAATTAGATTGTTGGAATGGCAAGGGAGAAGATGAAGAACCCATAGTTACTCACGGTCATGCCTACTGtacagaaatattatttaag GATTGCATACAAGCCATAGCCGATTGCGCCTTTGTGGCCTCAGAATATCCTGTTATATTATCATTTGAAAATCATTGCAATCGTGCCCAGCAATATAAATTAGCCAAGTACTGTGATGACTTCTTTGGTGAATATTTACTAAAGGAACCTCTGCCAGATCATCCG CTTGAACCTGGTTTACCACTCCCACCGcctaataaacttttaaagaaaatcatgaTTAAAAACAAACGCATGAAACCGGAAGTGGAAAAAGTCGAACTTGAATTATTCTTAAAGGGTGAACTCAAGACAGACGATGATCCTGAAGAAGATGCCAGTGCGGCAAAACCACCTGAACCTGAGCCTGTTCCACCACCACCTGGCGCTGCGGAGGGTGGAGCCCCAGCAGAACCTGGTGCTGAGGGTGCGCCTGCAGAAGGTGCCGAAGCGGCTGTGGCCTATAGCGGTTCGACGACCAATGTTCACCCCTGGTTGTCGTCTATGGTCAATTATGCCCAACCTATTAAATTTCAGGGTTTTGATAAGGCCATCGAGAAAAATATTGCCCATAACATGTCCTCGTTTGCTGAGTCGGCGGGCATGAACTATCTTAAACAAAATGCCATTGATTTTGTCAATTACAATAAACGTCAGATGTCACGTATCTATCCTAAGGGAACACGTGCCGATTCTTCCAATTATATGCCTCAAGTATTCTGGAATGCTGGCTGCCAAATGGTGTCTTTAAATTTCCAAACCTCCGATTTGCCTATGCAATTGAATCAGGGTAAATTTGAATATAACGGCGGTTGCGGTTATTTACTAAAACCCGATTTCATGAGACGTTCCGACAAAGATTTTGATCCCTTTGCTGATGCTCCCGTAGATGGTGTAATTGCCGCTCAGTGTTCTGTAAAAATCATAGCCGGTCAATTTTTATCCGATAAAAAAGTCGGCACCTATGTTGAAGTCGATATGTATGGCTTACCCTCCGATACAGTAAAGAAAGAATTCAGAACGCGTTTGGTACCGAACAACGGCTTGAATCCTGTGTATAATGAAGATCCCTTTGTATTCCGTAAAGTTGTCTTGCCCGATTTGGCTGTGTTGCGTTTCGGCGTCTATGAAGAGAGTGGCAAAATGATTGGTCAACGTATACTACCTTTAGATGGTCTGCAGGCGGGCTATCGTCATGTCTCCCTACGTACTGAGGCCAACTTTCCCATGTCTCTGCCCATGCTGTTTGTCAACATCGAATTGAAAATCTATGTACCCGATGGCTTTGAAGATTTCATGGCTATGCTTTCAGATCCTCGAGGTTTTGCGGGTGCTGCTCAGAAACAAAACGAACAAATGAAGGCCTTAGGTATTGAGGAGCAAAGTAGTGGTGCAGCCAAAGATGCCGGCAAAGCTAAGGAAGAGGAAAAGAAGGAAGCGCCTTTGGTCTTTGAACCGGTGACATTGGAATCGTTGCGCAGCGAAAAGGGTTTCCAAAAGCATGCTAAGAAACAGAATAAGGAATTGGATACGTTGAAGAAGAAGCATACCAAAGAGCGTATGGCTGTGCAGAAGACACAGAATGCAGCTATCGATAAACTCATCAAGGGAAAAAG cAAAGATGAAATTCGTAATGATTCTGCAATAAAAACTGCCATTGCAGAACAAACCAAACAATGGACTGAAATGATTGCACGTCATAAGAAAGAGGAATGGGATCTATTGCGCCAACATGTACAAGACTCGCAAGAAGCCATGAAGGCACTAATGTTGGTAGTGCAGGCTCAACAAATTAAGCAATTGGAAGAAAGACATGCCAA AGATGTCAAAGATTTAAATGCCAAACAGGCTAAGACCTCTGCCGATACCGCCAAAGAGGTACAAAatgataaaactttaaaaactaaaaatgaaaaagatCGACGTCTAAGAGAGAAgagacaaaataatattaaacgttTTATGGAAGAGAAAAAG CAAATTGGCGTTAAACAGGGTCGTGCTatggaaaaacttaaattggcCCATAGCAAACAAGTCGAGGAATTTAGTACTGATGTACAAAAGGTACTAAGCCTAACTGATACACAGCCGCTAAACGACACTGTAGCCAGTTTAACTAATTTAGTtgatacaacaacaactactgctAATACCACTACTACTACCACTACTACTAGCGCTTAG